The Coraliomargarita parva genome contains a region encoding:
- a CDS encoding type 1 glutamine amidotransferase produces the protein MHILCLKHVPFEGPASIAEWALQRGHTLSECPVYEGNSLPPLEEFDLLLVMGGPMNIYEEETYPWLNTEKAFIREAIDSGKYVIGICLGGQLIADILGAAVTKGKEVEIGWLPVQRAESCPNAFKFPEELRVFHWHGDTFGIPEGAVRLAGSPGCRNQGFLYGNRVLAWQCHLETTPASLASLTTHCGHEIRPGKYTMPVSMMQAEPASTYKRMQSVLFNLLDELSQRKSAL, from the coding sequence ATGCATATCCTCTGCTTGAAACATGTGCCTTTCGAAGGGCCCGCCTCGATTGCCGAATGGGCGCTTCAACGAGGACACACATTATCGGAATGCCCGGTTTATGAAGGCAACTCATTGCCCCCGCTTGAAGAATTCGACCTCCTGCTCGTCATGGGCGGCCCGATGAACATCTACGAGGAAGAGACCTATCCTTGGCTCAACACGGAGAAGGCTTTCATCCGCGAGGCCATCGACTCGGGTAAGTACGTGATCGGCATTTGCCTCGGAGGGCAGCTTATCGCGGATATCCTGGGGGCCGCGGTCACAAAGGGAAAGGAAGTTGAAATCGGCTGGCTTCCGGTCCAACGGGCGGAAAGCTGTCCCAATGCCTTCAAGTTCCCTGAAGAACTCCGGGTCTTTCACTGGCATGGAGATACCTTCGGGATCCCCGAAGGTGCCGTACGACTGGCCGGCAGTCCGGGTTGTCGCAATCAGGGCTTCCTTTACGGCAACCGTGTGCTGGCATGGCAGTGCCATCTGGAGACCACTCCGGCCAGCCTCGCCTCACTCACGACCCACTGCGGGCACGAGATACGGCCCGGAAAGTACACCATGCCGGTTTCCATGATGCAGGCCGAGCCTGCCAGTACTTACAAACGAATGCAGTCGGTACTCTTCAATCTTCTGGACGAGCTCAGCCAAAGGAAGTCCGCACTCTAG
- a CDS encoding YchJ family protein, whose product MKPELDDQPCPCQSGSSYGACCRPYHRGKAKAPTAEALMRSRYTAYVLGEIDYLVKTTHPAVRRTDLWIQYKQTHDTIRWIGLEVVKTAQGSVRDKTGKVEFKASYVQEGRHAVHHELSRFRRHGGDWHYVDGVIEDVSA is encoded by the coding sequence ATGAAGCCCGAATTGGATGATCAGCCCTGTCCTTGTCAAAGTGGAAGCAGTTATGGCGCTTGTTGCCGGCCCTATCACCGGGGCAAGGCCAAGGCGCCCACCGCCGAGGCACTCATGCGTTCCCGCTATACGGCTTACGTGTTGGGCGAAATCGACTATTTGGTGAAGACCACGCATCCCGCCGTGCGCCGCACGGATTTATGGATCCAGTATAAGCAGACACACGATACGATCCGTTGGATCGGCCTTGAGGTCGTCAAAACGGCCCAGGGGAGCGTGCGGGACAAGACGGGAAAGGTCGAGTTCAAGGCCAGCTATGTGCAAGAGGGGCGCCATGCCGTTCATCACGAGTTGTCCCGTTTTCGCCGCCACGGTGGGGACTGGCATTATGTGGACGGTGTGATTGAGGATGTGTCGGCTTAG
- a CDS encoding HAD family hydrolase: MPTVPTIIFDADDTLWHNMNLFADTHERFTRLLSAYFSDAAELVERLEATERRNIEHFGYGVKGFTLSMIETAVEVTGGRVGGEEIKRIIGFGKEMLGAPVQLLPGVQETVEALAGRYPLAVITKGDLLNQEAKVARSGLASHFDFVEVVSEKDADSYARLFERHGVEAASVVMVGNSMKSDIEPVLTLGGKAVHIPYAITWVHELKAVSEELTESGRFRRLEAMHELPTLLLDW, encoded by the coding sequence ATGCCCACTGTTCCGACCATTATCTTTGATGCCGATGATACACTCTGGCATAACATGAACCTCTTTGCCGATACCCATGAGCGCTTCACCCGGTTGTTATCCGCTTACTTTTCGGATGCCGCCGAGCTGGTTGAGCGACTGGAGGCGACCGAGCGCAGAAATATCGAGCACTTCGGCTATGGGGTGAAGGGCTTTACGCTATCGATGATCGAGACCGCCGTGGAAGTGACCGGGGGCCGGGTTGGCGGAGAGGAAATCAAGCGGATCATCGGCTTCGGCAAGGAGATGCTCGGGGCGCCGGTGCAGTTGCTTCCAGGAGTTCAAGAGACGGTTGAGGCGTTAGCTGGCCGTTACCCGCTGGCGGTCATCACGAAAGGCGACCTGCTCAATCAAGAGGCGAAGGTCGCGCGTTCGGGCCTGGCGTCGCATTTTGATTTTGTGGAGGTTGTGTCCGAGAAAGATGCGGACAGCTATGCGAGACTGTTTGAGCGGCACGGAGTGGAGGCTGCGTCGGTGGTGATGGTTGGGAATTCCATGAAATCGGACATCGAGCCGGTCCTGACCCTGGGGGGGAAGGCCGTGCATATTCCGTACGCGATCACCTGGGTGCATGAGTTGAAGGCGGTCTCCGAGGAATTGACGGAGTCCGGTCGTTTCCGGCGCCTTGAAGCGATGCATGAATTGCCGACTTTGCTGCTCGATTGGTAA
- a CDS encoding agmatine deiminase family protein, whose product MTRIRKPKELGYRFPAEWEPQEAVWFAWPTREDLWPGVLTQVREQLASLYTLASRFETVRVLCPAHAQPTLLALLDRQPDRGTVELFDYETDDIWCRDFGPIFLLNEDGTECCLTDWKFNAWGDKFPLQSKDNGAPGWIAEKLGIRRFVFDTTVEGGAIESNGRGLILSTEVVLLNPNRNGEISKEEIASRLTAGLGADELLWLNDGLAGDDTDGHIDNLARFFKSDGILIADMDDPQDANYEVLQENIRRIQSFRTSEGRPFASIQLPLPDPVLVDGERVAASYMNFLVLNGGVIVPTYGQPENDAAAMEIIGDCFPGREIVGFDCRQIIHEGGAVHCLSQHQPAVG is encoded by the coding sequence ATGACACGCATTCGCAAACCCAAAGAACTCGGTTATCGCTTTCCAGCTGAATGGGAACCGCAGGAAGCGGTCTGGTTTGCATGGCCGACCCGGGAGGACCTGTGGCCGGGCGTCTTGACGCAGGTGCGTGAGCAACTGGCATCGCTGTATACGCTGGCTTCACGTTTCGAAACGGTGCGCGTCCTTTGTCCGGCTCACGCCCAGCCGACCTTGCTGGCGCTGCTGGACCGGCAGCCGGATCGCGGGACGGTCGAATTGTTCGACTACGAGACGGATGACATCTGGTGCCGGGATTTCGGGCCGATCTTTCTATTGAATGAAGATGGTACCGAATGCTGTCTGACGGACTGGAAGTTTAACGCCTGGGGCGACAAGTTTCCCTTGCAGTCCAAGGATAACGGGGCACCCGGTTGGATTGCCGAGAAGCTGGGGATCCGGCGTTTTGTCTTCGACACGACGGTCGAAGGCGGAGCGATCGAGAGCAATGGCAGGGGGCTCATCCTGTCCACCGAGGTGGTACTGCTGAATCCGAACCGCAACGGGGAGATCAGCAAGGAAGAAATCGCCTCGCGCCTGACGGCCGGACTCGGTGCCGATGAGTTGCTTTGGCTCAACGACGGCCTTGCCGGCGATGATACGGACGGTCATATCGACAATCTCGCCCGCTTTTTCAAGTCGGACGGAATCCTGATCGCGGATATGGACGATCCCCAGGATGCGAACTACGAAGTCTTGCAGGAGAATATCCGGCGTATCCAAAGTTTCAGGACGAGCGAGGGGCGGCCTTTTGCTTCCATCCAGTTGCCGTTGCCGGATCCCGTTCTGGTCGATGGGGAACGGGTCGCCGCCAGTTACATGAATTTTCTGGTTCTCAATGGCGGTGTGATCGTGCCCACCTACGGCCAGCCGGAAAACGACGCCGCGGCCATGGAGATCATCGGGGATTGTTTCCCCGGGCGTGAAATTGTCGGTTTCGATTGCCGGCAGATCATCCACGAGGGTGGCGCCGTGCACTGCTTGAGCCAGCATCAGCCTGCGGTAGGCTAG
- a CDS encoding UvrD-helicase domain-containing protein has protein sequence MNELQHIAISASAGSGKTYQLTNRFIYLLHLAEAPERIIALTFTRTAAGEFFHKIVEKLCEAASDAGHAAQLSEDLGITADTGRYHELLKLLIRRMHKLNLQTLDSFFFQVVSAFALELGLSGTLNLLDETSEPRARNEVRDSIVHRSGEMNTELQEFWHAFKQATYGHEQRSVERIVSSFIEALYSLYLEAPEAERWGEPDTIWPTGCPWKSKTHPDWDALADQLLAALPDGISKSQLGDFETVAQKVRSYPVEEKLNTLLSRAFAQADEILSDRTVLQCGRGKNNQLPLSGSACQALADILKGIVWHHLHRALQNTQGVYRILKAYHENYDRLVRRSGKLAFSDLTHLLSPANSGSPLQKVDPENRELMDFRLDGHYDHWLFDEFQDTSRTQWEAVENLVSEIVQDPSGQRSLFYVGDTKQCLYLWRNSDDRLFHEILNDYRPTIHEQKLSTSWRSAPAILDAVNEVFDDGPLIEASFSPAVATRWVRAWQPHEASPTTRNLSGYACWLHSNESEGPSRNELLLQILQELQPLEKGMTVGILVRKNAAANEIADYLREHSNLPVHTGSAVQPASDNAAGVTLLAMLRLAAHPGDAHPRGLLKLIDQSTPGAPLESAAPELRRRLLTESSAEALAWAADQIKAHLPKNDRRHDQRLSLLVEAARKFDNEERRDLDSLHQYLAGSSTGETETGDSIIIETVHKSKGLEYDVVLLVEEETRSSMQLDRNISAFRNEAGKPEWLLEPLKKDLMETDTELRKLKEQAESQGGFGALCGLYVAMTRARRGLYIISDPKGANKGSLVKFLGESLGDTAEPKALFEQACYPLAWECGDMHWHRSFQVRSRETGEASPPEPSRPYRPSHPRLQLARPSSGKSRQFKAGNYFDLNETSANFGTEVHAVFEQVEWLEGDAPDFHASSEAVAAVEACFGQADIRKLFRQPDGGCELWRERAFSLVQGTRFYNGVFDRVHLHKDSTGRITHAAIIDFKTDRINEPNTVSNAAEQHRHQLEDYRNALSRITGVDPKAIRLVLVFTDIPALKELN, from the coding sequence GTGAACGAACTACAGCATATCGCGATCTCGGCCTCTGCCGGCTCAGGCAAGACCTACCAGCTGACCAACCGTTTCATCTACCTCTTGCACCTGGCCGAGGCGCCGGAACGGATCATCGCGCTGACCTTTACCCGGACCGCGGCGGGCGAGTTTTTCCATAAGATCGTAGAGAAGCTCTGCGAAGCCGCCTCGGACGCCGGGCACGCGGCTCAACTGTCAGAGGACCTGGGCATCACCGCGGACACGGGGCGCTACCACGAACTACTGAAGCTACTCATCCGTCGGATGCACAAGTTGAACCTGCAGACACTTGACAGCTTCTTCTTTCAGGTGGTCTCCGCCTTTGCCCTCGAACTCGGGCTCTCCGGCACCCTCAACCTATTGGACGAAACCTCCGAGCCACGTGCCCGCAATGAAGTGCGCGACAGCATCGTACACCGTTCCGGCGAAATGAACACAGAGCTGCAGGAATTCTGGCATGCCTTCAAGCAGGCAACCTATGGCCATGAGCAGCGAAGCGTCGAACGGATCGTCTCCAGCTTCATCGAAGCACTCTACAGCCTCTACCTCGAAGCACCCGAAGCGGAACGCTGGGGCGAGCCAGACACCATTTGGCCCACCGGCTGCCCCTGGAAGAGCAAGACGCACCCGGACTGGGATGCGCTTGCGGATCAGCTCCTCGCCGCCTTGCCCGACGGCATCAGCAAATCCCAACTCGGCGACTTCGAAACGGTTGCTCAAAAAGTCCGGTCTTACCCGGTTGAGGAGAAGTTAAACACCCTGCTCAGCCGTGCCTTTGCACAGGCCGACGAAATCCTCAGCGACCGTACCGTGCTTCAATGCGGACGCGGCAAGAACAATCAATTGCCCCTCTCCGGAAGCGCTTGTCAGGCGCTTGCCGACATACTGAAAGGCATTGTCTGGCACCACCTTCACCGTGCCCTACAGAACACCCAAGGCGTGTACCGCATCCTGAAAGCTTACCACGAGAACTACGACCGCTTGGTGCGTCGCTCGGGCAAGCTCGCATTCAGCGACCTGACCCACCTGCTTTCCCCCGCCAATAGCGGTTCCCCGCTCCAGAAAGTCGATCCGGAGAATCGCGAGCTCATGGACTTCCGGCTCGACGGTCACTACGACCACTGGCTCTTCGACGAATTCCAGGATACCAGCCGCACCCAGTGGGAAGCCGTGGAAAACCTGGTCTCGGAAATCGTGCAGGACCCGTCCGGCCAGCGTTCGCTTTTTTATGTGGGCGACACCAAGCAATGCCTCTACCTCTGGCGGAACAGCGACGACCGGCTTTTCCACGAGATCCTCAACGACTACAGGCCGACGATCCACGAGCAAAAGCTTTCCACCTCATGGCGCTCGGCCCCCGCAATCCTGGATGCGGTCAACGAGGTCTTCGACGATGGACCGCTGATCGAGGCAAGCTTCTCGCCGGCCGTTGCCACCCGCTGGGTACGCGCCTGGCAGCCGCACGAAGCTTCCCCGACGACACGAAATTTGAGCGGCTACGCTTGCTGGCTGCACAGCAACGAAAGCGAGGGCCCCAGCCGCAACGAACTCCTGCTGCAAATCCTGCAGGAACTTCAGCCTCTGGAAAAAGGGATGACCGTCGGCATTCTGGTCCGCAAGAACGCGGCGGCCAATGAGATCGCCGACTACCTGCGCGAACACTCCAACCTGCCGGTGCACACCGGCTCGGCGGTACAGCCCGCGAGCGACAACGCAGCGGGCGTCACACTCCTGGCCATGCTACGGCTCGCAGCCCATCCGGGAGATGCCCATCCCCGCGGCCTGCTCAAACTCATCGATCAATCGACTCCCGGCGCGCCCCTGGAAAGCGCCGCCCCCGAACTGAGACGACGCCTCCTCACTGAAAGTAGCGCCGAAGCACTTGCCTGGGCTGCCGATCAAATTAAGGCACACCTGCCGAAGAACGACAGACGCCACGACCAACGCCTCTCACTGCTGGTGGAAGCCGCCCGCAAGTTTGACAACGAGGAACGCCGCGACCTCGACAGCCTCCACCAATATTTGGCCGGTAGCTCGACCGGGGAAACCGAAACCGGTGACTCCATCATCATTGAAACGGTCCATAAATCAAAGGGGCTGGAATATGATGTCGTTCTCCTCGTCGAAGAGGAGACCCGCAGCAGTATGCAGCTCGATCGGAACATCAGCGCTTTCCGCAATGAGGCAGGAAAACCCGAATGGCTACTTGAGCCACTCAAGAAGGACCTGATGGAAACCGATACGGAACTGCGAAAGCTCAAGGAACAAGCGGAAAGCCAAGGTGGCTTCGGAGCGCTTTGCGGCCTCTACGTAGCCATGACCCGGGCCCGTCGCGGCCTGTACATAATATCGGATCCCAAAGGCGCGAATAAAGGCAGTCTGGTCAAATTCCTGGGTGAAAGCCTGGGCGACACCGCCGAGCCCAAAGCACTCTTTGAGCAGGCATGCTACCCATTGGCCTGGGAATGCGGCGACATGCACTGGCATCGGTCTTTTCAAGTACGCAGTAGGGAAACCGGCGAAGCCTCCCCCCCCGAGCCCAGCCGACCGTACAGACCCAGTCACCCCCGCCTGCAACTGGCCCGCCCGTCCTCGGGAAAGTCTCGACAATTCAAGGCCGGCAATTACTTCGACCTGAACGAGACATCCGCCAACTTTGGAACCGAAGTCCATGCGGTTTTCGAGCAAGTCGAATGGCTGGAGGGCGATGCCCCCGATTTCCACGCCTCAAGCGAGGCAGTTGCGGCGGTCGAAGCCTGCTTCGGACAGGCCGACATCCGTAAGCTGTTCCGGCAACCGGACGGCGGCTGCGAGCTCTGGCGGGAGCGTGCATTCAGTCTGGTTCAGGGAACCCGGTTCTACAACGGCGTCTTTGACCGCGTTCACCTGCACAAGGACTCCACCGGGCGCATCACCCACGCGGCAATCATCGACTTCAAGACCGACCGTATCAATGAGCCCAATACAGTCTCCAACGCGGCAGAGCAACACCGCCACCAACTGGAGGACTACCGGAACGCGCTTTCCAGAATCACTGGAGTGGATCCCAAGGCCATCCGGCTCGTCTTGGTTTTCACGGACATCCCCGCGCTTAAGGAATTGAACTAA
- a CDS encoding PD-(D/E)XK nuclease family protein, with product MPVKLSLDWNQALLPAVAKRLLELAKGDIADLSHTLVIVPTVQSGRRLREALALQLAPRNRGCLPPEILAPETLLSRELKVGTVAGDEAVLAAWSQALEQIRIEDYDTLFPVAPERSSAWQLGMAQRLIRLRGELGEAGLCFEQVADRTADSPHEPRRWQQLAQLERLYLRMLKDAGFLDPLFERRRIAGEFTLPGHLEHVILAATPFPQTLVTDALQQLDKSIEIQVWTYGPEDCFDAWGRPLNEVWQNRPMLLEDWTCHLATQADPKSCAQALRKHLDKAEPESVALGIADPELNPYVGDALAAAGIESYDPGGKALHLGETGRLAELVCLLVEDASTTQIRHLLQHPDIWLWLEPKLHGPCTQGKLLGRLDRVFEKHLAPDLAALRNFASRSPADAELKTALDALGKQLNEIRQAPRFSEGLAEALKTIYAVKTLDSDQEPDNEWQEGAKALRGLIDRIRVLDTEFPTITKGFTQAVFRHQLKQAVIHPDRPHHAHDLLGWLELLWHDAPHLILAGFNEGLVPKSVNGDAFLPETLRAHLGIRTNIDRFTEDAYQLEAICRRRAGDKGRIDILIPQNKGDGTPLKPSRLLFQGSHDTLLPRTRALFRTPESKHEHSPHSQPWKLAAVAGYTCPKELSVSQIKSYLQCPFRFFLQNIMGMRSQDTESRELSPAAFGTLFHDTVDELRGYKLDRSMTAGELIKKLHRIAEEKLRHRYGSELSFALRLQEVALLSRIEAFCERQVEDIRENGSIEIMNTENSFEFGIEGVTIRGRIDRVDQRANGDIELIDYKTSDSPVSPDKAHLATLGRKEPPEHLPDEAFFEHNGKSYRWTDLQLPLYALSQKKPAGSRPKVAYFNLPKTLDKSGFARWEDFSDSHLTSAEACARAVIRQIKAGIFWPPNPDASTTYDAFAPLFPDGIEHTIEASTFQNYQFADDTGKAESFCP from the coding sequence ATGCCCGTTAAACTGTCGCTCGACTGGAACCAAGCTCTCCTACCTGCCGTCGCAAAGCGCCTCCTCGAGCTGGCCAAAGGCGATATAGCCGACCTCAGCCACACCCTGGTCATCGTCCCAACCGTCCAGTCCGGACGGCGCCTACGGGAAGCCCTTGCCCTGCAGCTCGCCCCCCGGAACCGCGGCTGCCTGCCCCCCGAAATCCTCGCACCGGAAACCCTGCTGAGCCGAGAGTTGAAAGTCGGTACCGTCGCCGGTGACGAAGCCGTCCTCGCCGCATGGTCGCAGGCGCTCGAACAGATCAGGATTGAGGATTACGACACGCTTTTTCCCGTCGCTCCGGAGCGCAGCTCGGCATGGCAGCTCGGCATGGCACAGCGACTCATCCGTCTGCGCGGCGAGCTGGGCGAGGCCGGGCTTTGCTTTGAACAGGTCGCGGACCGCACGGCGGACAGCCCCCACGAACCCCGCCGTTGGCAACAACTGGCCCAACTGGAACGCCTCTACCTGCGCATGCTGAAGGACGCCGGTTTCCTGGACCCGCTATTCGAACGCCGGCGGATCGCTGGCGAGTTCACATTACCCGGCCATTTGGAACACGTGATTCTTGCCGCGACCCCATTTCCACAGACGCTGGTCACCGACGCCCTGCAACAGCTGGACAAGTCGATCGAGATTCAGGTTTGGACCTATGGCCCTGAAGATTGCTTCGACGCATGGGGACGCCCCCTCAACGAAGTCTGGCAAAACCGCCCCATGCTGCTCGAAGACTGGACTTGCCATCTGGCGACTCAAGCCGACCCCAAGAGCTGCGCTCAGGCCTTACGCAAACATCTGGACAAAGCCGAACCGGAGTCGGTCGCACTCGGAATCGCGGATCCGGAGTTGAATCCCTACGTCGGCGATGCGCTTGCGGCGGCCGGTATCGAGTCCTACGATCCGGGCGGAAAAGCGCTTCATCTGGGCGAGACCGGCCGCTTGGCCGAACTGGTCTGCCTCTTGGTGGAGGATGCCAGCACCACACAGATCCGCCACCTGCTCCAACATCCGGACATCTGGTTATGGCTGGAGCCCAAGTTGCACGGCCCCTGTACCCAGGGCAAGCTACTGGGACGCCTCGATCGGGTGTTCGAAAAACACCTCGCTCCCGATCTCGCCGCTCTCAGGAATTTCGCTTCCCGCTCCCCCGCCGATGCCGAACTAAAAACGGCACTGGACGCACTCGGAAAACAGCTCAACGAGATCCGGCAGGCACCCAGGTTCAGCGAAGGACTCGCCGAAGCACTCAAGACAATCTATGCCGTCAAGACACTGGACTCGGATCAGGAACCGGACAACGAGTGGCAGGAGGGCGCCAAAGCGCTCCGCGGGCTGATCGATCGTATTCGAGTGCTTGATACGGAATTCCCCACCATCACCAAAGGCTTCACCCAAGCCGTCTTCAGGCACCAACTCAAACAGGCCGTCATCCACCCCGACCGCCCCCACCATGCGCACGACCTGCTCGGCTGGCTTGAATTGCTCTGGCACGATGCGCCCCATCTGATCCTGGCCGGCTTCAACGAAGGTCTCGTCCCGAAATCGGTCAATGGCGACGCCTTCCTGCCCGAAACCTTGCGCGCCCATCTCGGAATCCGCACTAATATCGACCGCTTCACGGAAGACGCGTATCAGCTGGAAGCCATCTGCCGTCGGCGCGCAGGCGACAAGGGCCGCATCGACATACTCATCCCGCAAAACAAGGGCGACGGCACTCCCCTGAAACCCTCGCGCCTGCTATTCCAGGGTAGCCATGACACACTGCTGCCGCGCACCCGAGCCCTCTTCCGGACTCCGGAAAGCAAACACGAGCACAGCCCCCATTCCCAGCCTTGGAAACTCGCGGCCGTGGCCGGTTATACATGTCCGAAGGAACTCTCGGTCAGTCAGATCAAAAGCTACCTGCAATGCCCCTTCCGCTTCTTCCTGCAGAACATCATGGGCATGCGCAGCCAGGACACCGAATCGCGCGAACTCAGCCCCGCGGCATTTGGCACGCTCTTCCACGACACGGTCGACGAATTAAGAGGTTATAAGCTCGACCGAAGCATGACTGCCGGCGAGCTCATCAAGAAGCTGCACCGAATCGCCGAGGAAAAACTCCGTCACCGCTACGGCAGCGAGCTCTCCTTCGCGCTGCGCCTGCAGGAAGTGGCGCTGCTCAGCCGGATCGAGGCATTCTGCGAGCGCCAGGTCGAGGACATCCGAGAAAACGGAAGTATCGAGATCATGAATACGGAGAATAGCTTCGAATTCGGAATCGAGGGCGTGACGATCCGGGGACGGATCGACCGCGTCGACCAGAGGGCGAACGGCGACATCGAACTGATCGACTACAAGACAAGCGACAGCCCGGTCAGCCCGGACAAGGCGCACCTCGCAACACTCGGGCGGAAGGAACCCCCGGAACATCTGCCGGATGAGGCGTTTTTCGAGCACAACGGCAAGAGCTACCGCTGGACGGACCTGCAACTGCCACTCTACGCGCTCTCTCAAAAAAAACCGGCCGGGAGTCGCCCCAAGGTCGCCTATTTCAACCTCCCAAAGACACTCGACAAAAGCGGATTCGCCCGCTGGGAAGACTTCAGCGACAGCCATCTCACCTCCGCCGAAGCCTGCGCGCGTGCCGTCATACGGCAAATCAAGGCCGGCATCTTCTGGCCGCCGAACCCCGACGCCAGCACCACCTATGATGCCTTCGCCCCACTCTTCCCCGACGGCATCGAGCACACCATCGAAGCAAGCACCTTCCAGAACTACCAGTTCGCCGACGATACAGGGAAGGCAGAATCATTCTGTCCATAA
- a CDS encoding carbon-nitrogen hydrolase yields the protein MSSTDARKVRIALIQGKEQGSKQADLDYTVSKIREAAAGGARIVCTQELFNTPYFCITQDTELFDLAEPVPGPTTEVLCELAAELKVVILASLFERRGPGVYHNTAAVIDADGTYLGKYRKMHIPQDPGFEEKFYFTPGDLGYRVWDTAYGKISVLICWDQWYPEAARLAALAGAEILFYPTAIGWLPEEKAELGEAQHTAWETVQRGHAVANGCYLAAVNRVGTEAQTEFWGQSFVSDFYGQVVARGPVSEEVIIFADCDLKALEDTRRIWPFFRDRRIDSFGGLTLRMIDES from the coding sequence ATGAGTTCCACTGACGCACGCAAGGTACGTATCGCCCTGATCCAGGGCAAGGAACAGGGGTCTAAACAGGCGGATCTCGACTATACCGTGTCGAAAATCCGCGAGGCGGCCGCCGGGGGAGCCCGGATCGTCTGCACGCAGGAGCTGTTCAACACCCCGTACTTCTGTATCACGCAGGACACGGAGCTGTTTGACCTGGCGGAGCCGGTCCCGGGTCCGACGACGGAGGTGCTCTGCGAGCTGGCGGCGGAATTGAAGGTGGTCATACTGGCCTCGCTGTTTGAGCGCCGCGGGCCGGGGGTCTATCACAACACGGCTGCGGTGATCGATGCGGATGGCACGTATCTCGGGAAATACCGCAAGATGCACATTCCGCAGGATCCGGGGTTCGAGGAGAAGTTCTATTTTACTCCGGGAGACCTTGGCTACAGGGTCTGGGACACCGCCTATGGCAAAATTAGTGTCCTGATTTGCTGGGATCAATGGTACCCCGAAGCCGCGCGGCTGGCTGCGCTGGCCGGAGCGGAAATCCTCTTTTATCCGACCGCCATCGGTTGGTTGCCGGAAGAGAAGGCCGAGTTGGGCGAGGCGCAGCACACGGCGTGGGAGACGGTGCAACGCGGGCACGCGGTGGCGAACGGTTGCTACCTGGCCGCGGTCAACCGTGTCGGCACGGAGGCGCAGACGGAGTTTTGGGGGCAGTCTTTTGTTTCGGACTTCTATGGGCAGGTGGTGGCCCGAGGGCCGGTGAGCGAAGAGGTCATTATCTTTGCCGATTGCGACTTGAAAGCCCTGGAGGACACCCGGCGTATCTGGCCCTTTTTCCGCGATCGCCGTATTGACAGCTTCGGCGGCCTGACGCTCCGCATGATTGACGAGTCCTGA